Below is a genomic region from Candidatus Omnitrophota bacterium.
ACATCCACAAGAGGCGTAATATCTATTCCTCGTTGACCTTTTTCCCATTCAAAATGTCTTCTAAAACGCATCACTCCCTTCCTTTCTATTCAACTTCCCCTTTACCAGCAACCCCAGAAGCCAAATTCTTAATTCCCTCCTCCTCGGTAAGGAGATTAACCAATTCTGTTGCAGAACGCTCCATATCTAAAACAAAACCATCAACCCTGCTTACTAAATAATTATAGACAACAAAAGTAGGAATAGCAACCACTAACCCTGCTACCGTTGTAAGAAGTGCTTCCCATATTCCACCAGCAAGGTCACCGGGATTTATCGGATTTAAAGAAACAGCTTTTTCCTGAATAATCTGAAAACACCTTACCATTCCTGTAACTGTTCCCAATAAACCTAAAAGAGGAGAGATATGGGCTACCGTTGCCAGAATCCCCAGATTCTTCTCTAAACGGGGTATTTCTTGCAAAGCAGCATCCTCAATCGCTTCTTTTATCTCTGCTCTCGCCCGACCATGTTTCAAGATACCTGCTTTTAAGATATGCGCTATCGGCCCCGGAGTTTCTTCGCATTTCTGCAAAGCGTCTCTCAAACGATTTCTACGCAAAATGTTCGCTATACTATCCATAAATTCACGCGTATCAATCTTTGCCCGATAAAGATGATAAAGCCTTTCCATAACTACCGCTAAAGAAAGAATGGAACAAAAGATAATAGGATACATTAAAGGCCCACCTTTTTGAACTATTTCCCACATTCCTAATCCTCCCATTTCATCCTCCTTTCAATCTCTTTTATATCTTTATAAGTTATCATCAAATATCAAATAACCAAAACTTACCTCAATTTCTCCCTGACCCCCTCTAATCGTTTGCGGGCCAAATTCTTGATATCCTGATTTTCTGATTTAAGTAGGTAGTTGTATATCTCTTCTGCCTCAATCCATCTACCTTTCTTTTCCAAGATATCCGCAATGCGTATTTTGGTCTGTTCCATAAGTTCCAAATTATCCAAGCCCTCAAGGTAAACTATCTTAAGATATTCTGTAAGAGCCTCGTCTAAATTGTTTTTCTCTTCCAGAAGGGAAGCTATTTCAAATCTAATTAATGCAGCTAAGTCCTTTAAAGGACAAGTTTCCCCTTTCCGCAACAAAATTAAAGCGTTGTCAAAATCTCCTTTATCTTTCTTTAAGGAAGCCTGCTCTTGAAGTGCAAGATAGAAAAACCGCGTATCAGGAAACCTTTTCTCTAACTGTCTAAATACATCCTCCGCTTCACTAAACATTCGCATCTCACAAAGTATTTTCCCTTTTCTATATAAAGCCTCGGGTACAAAGGGACTACCAGAGCAGCTATCTAATATTTTTTCGAAATATCTAATACTCGCCAAAAAGTCTTTTTTGTGATAGCTTGTCCATCCTAACCAATAATAGACATCGTCTACCAAATCGTCATGAGGGAATCTTGAAACCAATTGGGCAAAATATTCTTCTGCTTTAACAAAATCTTTCTTCTGGTAATAGTACTCCCCTAGCCAAAAAATAATATCGGGAGAAAAATCTGAATCAGGATAACGTTTCAATATGTTATCTATAGCCTTAAGAAACTCTTTCTCCTTTCCCGTAAAATAATATGCCCAAGCATTATAATAATCTAAGGCTAGAAGATGTTTATCGGTT
It encodes:
- a CDS encoding MotA/TolQ/ExbB proton channel family protein — translated: MGGLGMWEIVQKGGPLMYPIIFCSILSLAVVMERLYHLYRAKIDTREFMDSIANILRRNRLRDALQKCEETPGPIAHILKAGILKHGRARAEIKEAIEDAALQEIPRLEKNLGILATVAHISPLLGLLGTVTGMVRCFQIIQEKAVSLNPINPGDLAGGIWEALLTTVAGLVVAIPTFVVYNYLVSRVDGFVLDMERSATELVNLLTEEEGIKNLASGVAGKGEVE